From the Lolium rigidum isolate FL_2022 chromosome 2, APGP_CSIRO_Lrig_0.1, whole genome shotgun sequence genome, one window contains:
- the LOC124692278 gene encoding synaptotagmin-2-like isoform X2 — protein MGVFSTVLGFFGFGVGVTIGLVIGYFLFIYFQPTDVKHPLIRPIVELDTKSLESMLPEIPHWVKNPDFDRIDWLTKFVEHMWPYLDKAVCKTAKEIAKPIIAENTAKYKIDSVEFETLTLGSLPPVFQGMKVYTTDEQELIMEPSIKWAGNPNITIIVKAFGIKASVQVIDLQVSALPRITLKPLVPSFPCFAKILFSLMEKPHVDFGLKLLGADVMAIPGLYAFVQDMIKTQIANMYLWPKVLEVPIMDPAKAQKKPVGILHVNVVRAVKLMKKDLMGKSDPYVKVKLTEEKLPSKKTSVKRSNLNPEWNEEFKLVVKDPESQALELTVFDWEQVGKHDKMGMNVIPLKDMIPDETKSVTLNLLKSMDSNDPVNEKFRGQLTVELTYNPFKEGDADLDTCDESGTIEKAPDGTPEGGGLLVVIVHEAQDVEGKHHTNPYARIVFMGEERKTKHIKKNRDPRWEEEFQFVCEEPPTNDKMQIEVMSRPPSIGIHSKENLGYVVISLADVISNKRINEKYHLIDSKNGRIQLELQWRTS, from the exons ATGGGCGTTTTCAGCACTGTGCTGGGTTTCTTCGGGTTTGGGGTGGGAGTCACCATCGGGCTTGTGATTGGGTACTTCCTCTTCATCTACTTCCAGCCCACTGATGTGAAG CACCCTTTAATCAGGCCAATTGTTGAGCTTGATACAAAATCATTGGAAAGCATGCTTCCCGAGATACCTCATTGGGTGAAAAATCCAGACTTTGATCGG ATCGACTGGCTAACCAAATTTGTTGAGCATATGTGGCCTTATCTTGACAAG GCCGTATGTAAAACTGCAAAGGAAATCGCTAAACCAATTATTGCTGAGAATACTGCAAAATACAAGATTGATTCAGTTGAATTTGAGACGTTAACATTAGGTTCACTACCACCAGTGTTTCAAG GGATGAAGGTCTACACCACAGACGAACAGGAACTCATAATGGAGCCTTCAATAAAGTGGGCTGGAAATCCTAACATCACCATTATAGTCAAAGCCTTTGGGATAAAAGCATCTGTACAG GTAATTGATTTGCAAGTTTCTGCCCTGCCGCGCATAACATTGAAGCCATTGGTCCCTAGCTTTCCTTGTTTTGCTAAAATACTGTTCTCACTGATGGAGAAG CCACATGTTGACTTTggtctgaaactcttgggagcagatGTCATGGCAATTCCAGGACTTTATGCATTTGTTCAG GACATGATCAAGACTCAGATAGCCAATATGTACTTGTGGCCCAAAGTACTTGAGGTGCCAATTATGGATCCTGCGAA AGCACAAAAGAAGCCCGTTGGAATTCTGCATGTTAATGTTGTGCGAGCTGTTAAACTTATGAAGAAAGATTTGATGGGAAAATCAGATCCATATGTGAAGGTAAAGCTAACAGAGGAGAAACTCCCTTCGAAGAAAACTTCAGTTAAGAGAAGCAACCTGAACCCTGAATGGAATGAGGAGTTCAAATTAGTTGTCAAAGATCCAGAATCTCAGGCTCTCGAGCTTACCGTTTTTGATTGGGAGCAG GTTGGAAAGCATGACAAGATGGGAATGAATGTTATCCCATTGAAAGACATGATTCCTGATGAGACAAAATCAGTTACGCTTAACTTGCTCAAGTCCATGGATTCAAATGATCCTGTAAATGAGAAGTTCCGAGGACAGCTCACTGTTGAACTGACATATAATCCTTTCAAGGAGGGTGATGCTGATCTTGATACATGTGATGAGTCTGGTACAATTGAAAAAGCTCCTGATGGCACGCCAGAAGGTGGTGGTTTGCTTGTAGTTATTGTCCATGAAGCACAGGACGTTGAAGGAAAGCATCACACTAATCCATATGCAAGAATCGTCTTTATGGGTGAGGAAAGGAAGACTAAG CATATTAAGAAAAACCGAGATCCACGTTGGGAAGAAGAATTTCAGTTTGTTTGTGAGGAACCACCCACAAATGATAAGATGCAGATTGAAGTTATGAGCAGGCCACCAAGTATTGGTATACATTCCAAG GAAAACCTTGGCTATGTTGTCATCAGTCTGGCTGATGTTATAAGCAACAAGAGGATCAATGAGAAATACCATTTAATCGACTCGAAGAATGGACGCATCCAATTGGAATTGCAGTGGAGAACATCATGA
- the LOC124692278 gene encoding synaptotagmin-2-like isoform X1: protein MGVFSTVLGFFGFGVGVTIGLVIGYFLFIYFQPTDVKHPLIRPIVELDTKSLESMLPEIPHWVKNPDFDRIDWLTKFVEHMWPYLDKAVCKTAKEIAKPIIAENTAKYKIDSVEFETLTLGSLPPVFQGMKVYTTDEQELIMEPSIKWAGNPNITIIVKAFGIKASVQVIDLQVSALPRITLKPLVPSFPCFAKILFSLMEKPHVDFGLKLLGADVMAIPGLYAFVQDMIKTQIANMYLWPKVLEVPIMDPAKAQKKPVGILHVNVVRAVKLMKKDLMGKSDPYVKVKLTEEKLPSKKTSVKRSNLNPEWNEEFKLVVKDPESQALELTVFDWEQVMANASIFGTFDVYPGYIFNLYLPSQVGKHDKMGMNVIPLKDMIPDETKSVTLNLLKSMDSNDPVNEKFRGQLTVELTYNPFKEGDADLDTCDESGTIEKAPDGTPEGGGLLVVIVHEAQDVEGKHHTNPYARIVFMGEERKTKHIKKNRDPRWEEEFQFVCEEPPTNDKMQIEVMSRPPSIGIHSKENLGYVVISLADVISNKRINEKYHLIDSKNGRIQLELQWRTS from the exons ATGGGCGTTTTCAGCACTGTGCTGGGTTTCTTCGGGTTTGGGGTGGGAGTCACCATCGGGCTTGTGATTGGGTACTTCCTCTTCATCTACTTCCAGCCCACTGATGTGAAG CACCCTTTAATCAGGCCAATTGTTGAGCTTGATACAAAATCATTGGAAAGCATGCTTCCCGAGATACCTCATTGGGTGAAAAATCCAGACTTTGATCGG ATCGACTGGCTAACCAAATTTGTTGAGCATATGTGGCCTTATCTTGACAAG GCCGTATGTAAAACTGCAAAGGAAATCGCTAAACCAATTATTGCTGAGAATACTGCAAAATACAAGATTGATTCAGTTGAATTTGAGACGTTAACATTAGGTTCACTACCACCAGTGTTTCAAG GGATGAAGGTCTACACCACAGACGAACAGGAACTCATAATGGAGCCTTCAATAAAGTGGGCTGGAAATCCTAACATCACCATTATAGTCAAAGCCTTTGGGATAAAAGCATCTGTACAG GTAATTGATTTGCAAGTTTCTGCCCTGCCGCGCATAACATTGAAGCCATTGGTCCCTAGCTTTCCTTGTTTTGCTAAAATACTGTTCTCACTGATGGAGAAG CCACATGTTGACTTTggtctgaaactcttgggagcagatGTCATGGCAATTCCAGGACTTTATGCATTTGTTCAG GACATGATCAAGACTCAGATAGCCAATATGTACTTGTGGCCCAAAGTACTTGAGGTGCCAATTATGGATCCTGCGAA AGCACAAAAGAAGCCCGTTGGAATTCTGCATGTTAATGTTGTGCGAGCTGTTAAACTTATGAAGAAAGATTTGATGGGAAAATCAGATCCATATGTGAAGGTAAAGCTAACAGAGGAGAAACTCCCTTCGAAGAAAACTTCAGTTAAGAGAAGCAACCTGAACCCTGAATGGAATGAGGAGTTCAAATTAGTTGTCAAAGATCCAGAATCTCAGGCTCTCGAGCTTACCGTTTTTGATTGGGAGCAGGTAATGGCTAATGCTTCCATATTTGGTACCTTTGATGTTTACCCTGGTTATATTTTTAACCTATATCTTCCTTCTCAGGTTGGAAAGCATGACAAGATGGGAATGAATGTTATCCCATTGAAAGACATGATTCCTGATGAGACAAAATCAGTTACGCTTAACTTGCTCAAGTCCATGGATTCAAATGATCCTGTAAATGAGAAGTTCCGAGGACAGCTCACTGTTGAACTGACATATAATCCTTTCAAGGAGGGTGATGCTGATCTTGATACATGTGATGAGTCTGGTACAATTGAAAAAGCTCCTGATGGCACGCCAGAAGGTGGTGGTTTGCTTGTAGTTATTGTCCATGAAGCACAGGACGTTGAAGGAAAGCATCACACTAATCCATATGCAAGAATCGTCTTTATGGGTGAGGAAAGGAAGACTAAG CATATTAAGAAAAACCGAGATCCACGTTGGGAAGAAGAATTTCAGTTTGTTTGTGAGGAACCACCCACAAATGATAAGATGCAGATTGAAGTTATGAGCAGGCCACCAAGTATTGGTATACATTCCAAG GAAAACCTTGGCTATGTTGTCATCAGTCTGGCTGATGTTATAAGCAACAAGAGGATCAATGAGAAATACCATTTAATCGACTCGAAGAATGGACGCATCCAATTGGAATTGCAGTGGAGAACATCATGA
- the LOC124692278 gene encoding synaptotagmin-2-like isoform X3, translating to MKKDLMGKSDPYVKVKLTEEKLPSKKTSVKRSNLNPEWNEEFKLVVKDPESQALELTVFDWEQVGKHDKMGMNVIPLKDMIPDETKSVTLNLLKSMDSNDPVNEKFRGQLTVELTYNPFKEGDADLDTCDESGTIEKAPDGTPEGGGLLVVIVHEAQDVEGKHHTNPYARIVFMGEERKTKHIKKNRDPRWEEEFQFVCEEPPTNDKMQIEVMSRPPSIGIHSKENLGYVVISLADVISNKRINEKYHLIDSKNGRIQLELQWRTS from the exons ATGAAGAAAGATTTGATGGGAAAATCAGATCCATATGTGAAGGTAAAGCTAACAGAGGAGAAACTCCCTTCGAAGAAAACTTCAGTTAAGAGAAGCAACCTGAACCCTGAATGGAATGAGGAGTTCAAATTAGTTGTCAAAGATCCAGAATCTCAGGCTCTCGAGCTTACCGTTTTTGATTGGGAGCAG GTTGGAAAGCATGACAAGATGGGAATGAATGTTATCCCATTGAAAGACATGATTCCTGATGAGACAAAATCAGTTACGCTTAACTTGCTCAAGTCCATGGATTCAAATGATCCTGTAAATGAGAAGTTCCGAGGACAGCTCACTGTTGAACTGACATATAATCCTTTCAAGGAGGGTGATGCTGATCTTGATACATGTGATGAGTCTGGTACAATTGAAAAAGCTCCTGATGGCACGCCAGAAGGTGGTGGTTTGCTTGTAGTTATTGTCCATGAAGCACAGGACGTTGAAGGAAAGCATCACACTAATCCATATGCAAGAATCGTCTTTATGGGTGAGGAAAGGAAGACTAAG CATATTAAGAAAAACCGAGATCCACGTTGGGAAGAAGAATTTCAGTTTGTTTGTGAGGAACCACCCACAAATGATAAGATGCAGATTGAAGTTATGAGCAGGCCACCAAGTATTGGTATACATTCCAAG GAAAACCTTGGCTATGTTGTCATCAGTCTGGCTGATGTTATAAGCAACAAGAGGATCAATGAGAAATACCATTTAATCGACTCGAAGAATGGACGCATCCAATTGGAATTGCAGTGGAGAACATCATGA